A part of Oncorhynchus masou masou isolate Uvic2021 chromosome 30, UVic_Omas_1.1, whole genome shotgun sequence genomic DNA contains:
- the m6pr gene encoding cation-dependent mannose-6-phosphate receptor, with translation MKVSMSPPHTATSVRLLVLAVQLVLLVCGSQASDDTKRCKLFSESPAERKVLSLLEPLTNKTFSVETTSDERYTYQFQVCGDAGKTVGAGLVQIHHTEKESETVLGLYTVTQAIGGSDWVMLIYSNGSRYDDHCSKEMRKAIVMISCNRRVEMGKLEVVLEERERDRDCFYLFELDSSAVCPVLPSQLSAGSIILIIGFVLLSVYLICGFLYQRLIVGAKGLQQFPNYVFWTQVGNLAADGCNVVCRTQGPEEEPPTYRGVSTEPEEEPEERDDHLLPM, from the exons ATGAAG GTGTCcatgtcccccccacacacagcgaCGTCTGTGCGGCTGTTAGTTCTGGCTGTTCAGCTGGTCCTGTTGGTGTGTGGAAGCCAGGCCAGTGACGACACCAAGAGGTGTAAGCTGTTCTCTGAGTCCCCGGCAGAACGGAAGGTCCTCAGTCTTCTAGAACCACTCACTAACAAGAC TTTCTCTGTGGAGACGACAAGCGACGAGCGCTACACGTACCAGTTCCAGGTGTGTGGGGATGCGGGGAAAACGGTAGGAGCGGGACTCGTTCAGATCCACCATACGGAAAAAGAAAGTGAGACAGTGCTTGGCCTGTACACTGTAACACAGGCCATCGGAGGAA GTGACTGGGTGATGTTGATCTACAGCAACGGCTCCAGGTATGACGACCACTGTTCCAAGGAGATGAGGAAAGCCATTGTCATGATCTCCTGCAACAGAAGAGTGGaaatg GGGaagctggaagtggtgttggaggagagggagagggacagggactgTTTCTATCTGTTTGAACTGGACTCCAGTGCGGTCTGTCCCGTTCTGCCATCCCAGCTCAGTGCAGGCTCCATAATACTCATCAT TGGGTTCGTCCTCTTGTCAGTGTACCTCATTTGTGGATTCCTCTACCAGCGGTTGATTGTCGGGGCCAAAGGGTTGCAGCAGTTCCCCAACTATGTCTTCTGGACGCAGGTTGGCAACCTGGCAGCG gATGGATGTAACGTTGTGTGTAGGACACAGGGCCCCGAAGAGGAACCTCCCACATACAGGGGTGTGTCCACAGAGCCAGAGGAGGAGccagaagagagggatgaccacTTGCTTCCCATGTGA